A stretch of DNA from Sebastes umbrosus isolate fSebUmb1 chromosome 14, fSebUmb1.pri, whole genome shotgun sequence:
GATGAGTCACACTAGACTAAAGGGCTGGTACTTCTCTAGAAGGCTGGATTGTTATATTTACAGTTCTGCTGTATTTTGTCTGAAGCAGCAGCAACAATGAGGTGTCATGTTTGCTCTGTTTGAAGCTGCCTTCTAGGAAACTTATCTTTAAAAGATAAACTTTAAAGTTCTAaacttatataatatattgagATATGTTTAGTGTATCTCTGAAAATGCAGAAGAGCTGTGGTTTTCCCAATCTGGTGTTGAGGCAGGAGGCTTAAAAATTAAAGAGATACGAAGAGAACGAAAGTACCCAAACTTAACTTAAAGATCCatgaataataatgtgtttcacTATTAGTCAGTTTACTCTGCCTGTGGAAACAAAGTCatcacaaaacaaatcaaacagccAGATCTCATTTCATAGAAAAATAGTGCTCTTTTTATTAtcataaattaatgaaatgtccgtacaaatataaataagtgCAAAGTCGTTATCAGTCTGCTTGCTTCGTCAAACAAAATATCTTCAAGCATCCACAGCCGGAGGTTTGGCTGGCTTTATAGTACATCTTTATAAAagacagcacaaaaaaaaaacatctgcactCATGTAAACTCATGAAAATAAGATACATTATTTTGACTCTTCTCCTTATTGGGAAAAGATCATGTTTAATACATTCATTTGCAAGCAATGGCGATCCTGTCTGTGCCATGAATACTACCACATCTTTTggtgcatatatatgtatatttcttCACCACTGAAGGCATATTAAGCAGTGGTGCTTTTCTCTCAAGTAAGATCTTCTAGGATTCAGTCATGATGGTGCTCcaacaaactgtttttttggcGTAAACCTTTCCTCTAAACAAAATATCAGAAACACGTCTTCTTttccacattttaaaaaaagttttcccATCGTGTCTGGGACAAATATGCACCCATCACTCATTTTGTACTCTAAAAGTTTCCATTGTCTGTGAATTTCCAGCGTGGTCAGAGATCCCAGGATGCTGGacggacgtgtgtgtgtgtgtaatacgTCCAGGATTATCATCAGaggtcagcaaaaaaaaaaagccagccTGACCGTAAAAGCCAGGTTGGGGCTttaatggatggatgatttTCTGaggctgtggtgtgtgtgtgtgtgtgtctgtgagctcGACGGCGTCACAGCACAGTTTggtttagcagcagcagcagcagagggaagCTGTGTGTCATCAGATTGCAGACAGCTGACTGTGAGCCTCACTTCAGTTTTCAGTAAGTTGTAAGTCATCAGTGAGGCAGAGGAGGACGATCTCTCTTTTGCCAGATTACAgcagtgctctctctcttttctctttgtggATCAGTCCTCAATCCAGAGTCTCTTCTGTGAGACCTGCACACATCTTGTCAGTACTCCTTTTCACAAGCTCCATCTCTTGACTCTGCTTCTCCTGAGACACAACACGTGTCTTCGATGGTCAGCTGCGCTGAAACCATCCAGTTTCTTTATAGTTAGCCCCTTTCAAGGGCATCAGTCCAACAACGCCTCTTAGATAGGAGCATCGTACTCCTGGAGGAACTCCTTAAGAGGATGAGGAAGCTGTTCTCTTCTAGTAGAAACGTCCAAATGTCCATTCACTGTTTTCCTGCACAAGTGCTGCAAAGTGGACAAACTGCAGGCGAGAGGTCTGATGAGCTCCAGGGGGATCTTCTCCCCTCCGGAGTAAATGTAGTACATATTCCCACTGCGAGTGTTCCCTTTGCTCTGAGGCATGTAGAAGTGGACAAGCTTGAGGACGCAGTCAAAGTGGGGGACGGACTGAATGTTCTTAGGGTCCGTCTGCAGGTAAAAAGAGGAGGCGTCGCATTGGATGCGAAGGTTCTTGGTACCCGACCCCGTCTTGACACTGAGGGCAAACAGGTGCCGGTTGTCGGAGCTGTCCCGGACCACAAAGGTGCCGGTTGCCTCGGACGCCAGCATGGCGTTGGCCTCCTTCCCGTTGATGGCGCCCCAGTAGAAGCCGCTCTCCTGGAGCTTGTGCAGCGTGGCGAGCACCATCTGGTACTGCGTCTTGGAGGTGAAAGTCTTGTAACGGTGAGGCAGCCGCATGCTGGAGTCCACGAGGCTGCTGCTCATTGCGGAGTCAAACTTGCTGTGAGTTACCATGGCGCTGTGCCCGCTCTCTAGGTAGCCTGGGGGGAGCTCTGGGCGCCGTGCAGACAAAGAGAGACTGAAGAGGTGGGGTCAAAGTGAGGTTCAGAGAGGTGAAGAGGTCACTCTGTCTGGAAGTGAGACACCTgaggagacaaggagaaggGGAGTTTAGTGTGGAAACAATGACACTAGTTTGAAAGTTTAACACAGAGCAGTTAGTCATGTTGAGGTAACACtcctcagctccagcagctctaCTGGAAACTATTTTTCCAGATGTGCAAGCTCTTTAAACATCCCTAGTGATGATGGGGGAAATTGCCCCAGAGCgccatgactttttctttttgtcatctACAAAGAAAAAACTGCACAACtatatcctctctcctctgtctgcttgaGAGGGATTTTAACAACGTTGAAAAATGCTTCCATGAAAAATCACAGCTATTTCggggaaactttttttttttgtgcgtaaTTCGCCCTCGGGATTTGGTCAGTTCCAGTAAAGAAATGGTAATACGGATTGCGCAAATGTACACTCCATGCCTGGCTTCACTATCTAAACAAACTACacttacacaaaaacacattaaagtatCCACGtttatattgcaaaaaaaaaaaaaaaagaacataatgtttgagaaaaaagaacaaattcTCACCTTTTTCAATCCGCTCCTTTTAAAAGATAAATCCAAGTGTCGGTGGATGATAGATGCGCACAGATGTTCACAGATGTTCACACAGATGATACGAATGTAAAAAAGTTCTTTGGCAACAAACTCGTGAAGtagttttctctctgtgtgtctctgtgagtgACTGTGTGCTCCAGCCCTGCTGAGCTGTGAGTTACTAGTGAAGCaggtcaggaggaggagagctctCATTATAACTGCGAGGtggctcctcctctctgccagGAAGCCTCTCTCTCTAGCAGATTGACAGGaagcatgcttttttttttttttttctttaaaggatTCCTGCTATGAGAAGCTCCCTCCCCCCAGCTGTTCCTCCAAAACGAAGTTAAGGAGGAGTTCCAAGCAATCATTATTTACCTTACCGACCTAGTGTCTGTCTCTTTAGCGTCtttaaataataactttaaataaTACTTTTATTGAGAATTAAAGAGCCagctatatatttatatatttggtcatatgttcttttttttttttctttttttttagtacaAGTTCCGCTTTAGCGTCAACTATGAGGTAATGATTCAGTATCTGTGTAGTGACTGTGTTTCCCAGAAATTCACAGTAATAGTAGCTTTGCATGTTGAGCAGCAGCTCTACCAGAGAGGGCGCCAGATCTTCATACAGCTCATTGACACATTATTTCCCAATAGCAGCAGCTGGTATCCAGGGGCAACAgcttattatttacacatagtTGTGAaattgtctgtctgtttttccccctgcagtaattttttttaataatgcttATAAGTAGTATCCTCAGATTAAAGATGCAAATGTGTACATTAATATACACttagtttaattaattaattatgctATTTATTGTGTCTCGCACACACAACTGGCGCCATTCACATGGACTAATAAGACATCAAACATACAGTTTCAGCACTGGAACTTTTCTCAGACAACATATAACATTACATTGCAAACTTTATTTCCTATCCTgagctttataaataaaacctgctgcaaaaaaaataccTCCCTAAGATAGaacttttaataaaaacacattataatgtagttgtagaaACTTTTCTTGGTATAACAATACACTATTTATCTTGTTATAATATGAAACTTTTCATGTTAAAACGTTATTGTTGTAACATAAATTGTATCACTTTATAACAATATAAGCGATGATCATGTTACGACATAATATGTTGTTATAGCTTGAAATGTTTCAAGATTTAATTTGATAACTTGTATTGTTATAACGTAAAACATTTCATGTTATAACAATATACTAAATTATCATGTTTTAACATGAAAAGTTTCACATTATAACAAGACAAgaattgtatatttttataacaaAAAAGTTTCTTGTTATAACGTGATAAGTTTGTATGTTGTAATAACGTGAAAATATCgtgttataataataaactcTCATGTTATAACCTGATACTGATCTGTATCCTTCCGTACCGATGATATAGAGTAAGTATTTATAGGAGAAATTACAATTGTTGACAAATactatacattaataaacacttacaATGTCTTCATAGGTGCTTACAACTATATTATAGTGTTATAAACcctttattaaatgtttatataatgATTATGAATGCATTTCTTATAATAATCCAACCAGAACTCATTAGAGATTTACTACAAGgtaaaaataagtttaaaaaagtagtattaatttacagttttttagaaaaatcttattttatatAACGTCTATTAACATTAAATTTCATCGCTGATTCAACTATCAGgttaaaaaaactgaatttccTGGAGGTCCCCTCCCACTGAGGTGACCTTGACTCTTCTCCTGACCCCACCCGTAGCGTAACACTTCCTTTATCATCacttaataataatttgtatatCAGCATTTGGCTTTCTAGAGGAAGCTGACTTCAGTTCCTCATGTAAAGTCTCTTCTTTGGTAACGTGTGTGACTGATGAGGTGCTCATACTCTCCTCATCATTTCCTTCCCTGCTGACTCAGCTATGACCACCATTAGCCTCAGGTGGTTATTGTGCTGCACATTACCTCCAGGCTAATGGTGTCATGTCACTCAATGTACTCATCATGTAGAAGACGACCTGTTAGTGTAAATCAGTCAATAAAGTAGCTCTTTAAACGTCTGTTTCGACGTTACCGAACCTCGGCTGGGAGCCGgacggagggaggaggggtTGTGGGCGACGGATTGACGCCACAGAGGCTGATGGGTTTTGGTAAAAGCCAGCTGTATCCACAGAGGTGAGTCAGGTGTTGTCTGATTCAGACCACCAGCAGGATAAGAAGGAGGGGGATAGCCTCGTAACAGTCCACTTGTTTCCAGAAAGTCTATTGTGTCATCATCGTGAGGCATGAATTTAGCATCCAAAGTCTCCTCTGGGACCTTAATGCGAGTCAAtgaaaggaagagaggaagaagagaggaagaaatccCCTCCACGTCTCCATGGAAACCACTATGCACATCATTACTGTAAGGCATGCTGACTTGGCTTTTTagtatgtatactgtaatttCCCCAAAGTCAATTACACTCTTTGATAAAGTGGAAAAGTAGGACCTCTAAGCTAAACAAAGAGGAAGACTACACACTACAATGTAGTGTTAATAACTGATGGTAAATAAGCCTATATACTTGAACATCCACacatttgtttgtatttcaaaGCATGTATCTTTTCCTATGcgaaatgttaaattaattaatctgtatgtatgttttattttattaattatgtttgctgacttttttatttttttattttttttattttttatttatttttatttatttttttatatatttatttatttgctttttttaaattacaatgttttttaatcttattacTCAATTTTGAATGATCATTCCCTATGTAGatgttattatatgttattttctgtttttctgtgttaaATATCTATGAATAATattctttttcttaaataaaaaatattataaaaaaaaaagggaggaagacattggagagaaaaaaagacctGTAAAGACgtcaagaaataaaaataaagaaacgtAGACGGTGTGTATTTAACCAGAGGTCAACCCTCAAATAGCTGGTTAGTCGAGGCGGCTGACGAACCAAGTGACCTGGAGCTGAGAAAGCTTCCTACTCTGTTTCTGTAAGACGCCACGAGACGTCACGGCGGCCAAACATCTGAGGCTCAGGGTGTGAGGCTTGGCGAGGACAGATTTGGCTCTGTAGGCGACATGTGTGGCTTTTTATTTCTAGTAAGAATCTAAATAGAAAAACCAAAAACAtcatttttgttcatgttttcttAGGTTTCTAAATGTGTGTCCTCCTaatcccttacaaaaaagaagtatacttcaagtttatttcacgtatattcccaagtatactttatgtaataactATACTAATATCAATACACTAGTaatatacttgtaagtgtactacttaaGTACTTATTGGGACTAAATTGGgcccactttttaatttataaaagtaaaaatactttaaatgcaagtgtagtaaactttgagtacacaactactttacatccaagttgtattttgtactgcaactataatatgaactttactacaagtgaacttataggtatactgtttactttatagtttactagttatatacttgtagcacattttttagtttatgaaagtacactctCAGTAAtagtccaagtatactttatggaTTAAtcatactaatatcaatgtactagtaatATACCTGTAAGTgtagtttagtttatgaaagtacagtctcagtaaactactagtttaatagtttttactgcaagtatacttgtaaatttgttttaaaacttaTAGTATATAGCCAATTATACTTTTATGTATACTTTTAAGCCAAGtatatttggatttttttgtatacttgttGGTATAAGTTAaggatacttaagtataattttgttaactATACTCTGATGAGTACattaaaagtaaactgaaagcatactgtCTTATTTTATGTTTAGAAGAAGTATAcaaatagcacacttgaataaacttctttttttgtatgGGATACTCCAGACATGACACACGCTTCAATTCACATGCGAAGTTGATTAATTCAACCTTAGTTTAGAATATGAGACAAGGCCTCGCATGACATCTTTGTTGGTCCAAACCGATGTTTAGTGGAAAAGGCAGCTGTTTAGGTTTTCCCACACTGACTCAGAGATTTACTCTAGCTGATGGTTCCTGTAAACCCGCTGGGCACGAAGGGGGGAAAAGCGGAGCTCTCGACTGGAAAGAGGGGCGAAAAATGTTATTCGACAAAATATTTTGGAGCTGCTCGGCCCAGCGGATTTTCACTGAACAGGGAGATCCTTTAAAAGCCGCTTATTGTTTGCACAGCTGAACACAGTGAGCCCTGAATTCAGGTTGAATCAAcaccatcatcagcatcatGGGGGGTTGAATTAAGAATCAAAATCTGTGTTTTACTGAAACCTTTGAgctaaggctgtcaattgatagACAAATCagttatatctgttcaaaatgtaccttaaagggagatttgtcaagtatttaacactcttatcaacatgggagtgggcaaatatgcttgctttctgcaaatgtatgtatacatttattattagaaatcaattaacaacacaaaacaataacaaatatgatccagaaaccctcacaggtactgcatttagcataaaaaatatgctcaaatcataacatggcaaactgcagcccaacaggcaacaacagctgtcagtgtgtcagtgtgctgacttcactatgacttgtccaaaactgcatgtgattatcataaattgggcgtgtctgtaaaggggagactcccatagcacccattttcattcacatatcttgaggtcagaggtcaagggacgcctttgaaaatggccatgacagtttttcctcgccaaaatttagtgaaagtttggagcgttgtttaacctccttcgccacaagccagtatgacatggttggtaccaatggattcagtaggttttctagtttcatatgatacaagtatcttcactttagctttaacactgagcccgctacaacctaaacatctcaagttgtgttaacgcgttatcacgttaactttgacaaccctacttTAAACGATACTGACTGAATGagggggtggggaggggaggGCGGGGGGGGTTTATAAGAGGAAACACTAAACTTTGTATGATTCAAATTACTGAGGAACTGTCACTGATGTTCTGAGATAGTTAGGAAGATTCCTGGCAAATTAGTCAATCTAATTCCTGTTAGCCCAGTATCATTACGTACAGTATAACTTTACTTCCTGCCTGTTCACTACCTGTATGTCTCCCCCTTAATGTCAACGTTTGTCCATTATCGAGCATTTCTACTGACAGCTGTTAAACTTCCTTGTTGGTTTAATGAACGCCTTTTTTCTGTGTGGTTACCAATCATCCAGTAATGATTTCCTGGtaactctctctctatctctctatctctctctctctgttgctcaaTGTCATCCTTTGTGTAATTTGTTTGAATTATGGGAAGTGTCATGTGTGACCAACACAGACGACAAGCCACAAAATCCAGAGTGGCAACACCGTTTTTCACAGTTCATTCTtaacaaaaaatattcacaaataaaagtccctttgttctaaaaatgtattcatgtacTTTGTGAGTACAGTCTTCCCCTGGTATGTGGAGTGATGCCATGAATTCTCTaaagaacattttgttcagAGACACTCGTCTTCAGGGTGGTTTCGCAACTGTACCGTGGAGCATTACTGTAAATTTAACAGGGAAGAACACCTTGTTATTATCATTCCTTTGACATTGACACCCGCAGCAGGAAGTGACCTCACCATGCACTGTTAGCGAGCCAAATGATTGACATAAAAGCTCACGTAAAAATCATTGCATTTAATACCAGAAAAAGTGAGATCCTACCATGCACAGTACTAATTGTGCAGTTATGTCAACACCTTTCAAcagacacatgttttttttaacccctGTGTCAATAAACAGGTCACTTCTAAGTGGAGGATTGGAATCGATGATCAGAAAAGGTGTGAAAGTTGGCAGTGAAATGTTGCATAACATGCCGGGCACGTGTCGCATTTTGCATCCCCTCGCTCTATCGCATGACATCTATTTATGGCAGAAAGCCATAAATAGTCATTGCTGTCACAGCTGTCTTCTGGGAAAAGCTAAAAGCAAAACACAGTATCagtcaaatgtttttcttaattgTTCACACCCACAAAACTATCCACAATGATCGACAGTCGCAACTAAGTAAATATGAGGCTTTTTCTAACCTTAGTTCACCGGCTGCAACCTGTGTTTTTGATACTTAATCGTATTTTACTCATACAAATAATACTCCTACAAAtcatgcatttaaaatgtaaaggtTTAGAGGTATTAAAGACAATTTAT
This window harbors:
- the socs3a gene encoding suppressor of cytokine signaling 3a: MVTHSKFDSAMSSSLVDSSMRLPHRYKTFTSKTQYQMVLATLHKLQESGFYWGAINGKEANAMLASEATGTFVVRDSSDNRHLFALSVKTGSGTKNLRIQCDASSFYLQTDPKNIQSVPHFDCVLKLVHFYMPQSKGNTRSGNMYYIYSGGEKIPLELIRPLACSLSTLQHLCRKTVNGHLDVSTRREQLPHPLKEFLQEYDAPI